The proteins below are encoded in one region of Reichenbachiella sp. 5M10:
- a CDS encoding YHYH protein produces MKVTKTIWATVLIAAVWIGCSSDGTLSDGDSGVTLTELPAAFSAFDADHVSVLLDGDDIIVETDGLPNHTSPYWSNTTTREMDGVTTQGSSSNHELFVEPTITSYGQMAPGNIDDFNGSYALTVDATPERASSSSATGLGAIGIAVSGAVIYNDEEGPNVPLDNAVGSLDYTGAHTGPQSYHYHLETTAWSEDDDALIGIIADGFFLYGRKCAETGTYPDDLDESGGHTSSTQYNEESVYHYHIQNDLYLNQYYILFPGDYQGTANAIR; encoded by the coding sequence ATGAAGGTAACAAAAACAATATGGGCTACAGTTTTAATAGCAGCTGTTTGGATAGGGTGTAGTTCTGACGGTACATTGTCTGACGGTGATTCTGGAGTGACACTGACTGAATTACCTGCTGCCTTTTCTGCCTTTGATGCGGATCATGTGTCCGTGTTGCTTGATGGGGACGACATCATTGTTGAGACAGACGGATTGCCTAATCACACCTCACCCTATTGGTCCAATACTACTACTCGAGAAATGGATGGCGTCACTACTCAGGGATCTTCGAGCAACCATGAATTATTCGTGGAACCAACGATTACTTCATATGGGCAGATGGCGCCAGGTAATATTGATGATTTCAATGGTTCCTATGCTTTGACCGTGGATGCCACACCGGAGAGAGCCTCTTCGAGCTCTGCTACAGGGTTGGGAGCGATAGGGATAGCTGTGAGTGGTGCCGTCATCTACAACGACGAAGAGGGTCCAAACGTACCTCTTGACAATGCTGTGGGGTCCTTGGATTACACAGGAGCACATACCGGTCCTCAGAGTTACCATTATCATCTAGAGACTACAGCTTGGTCCGAAGACGATGACGCATTGATTGGGATTATAGCGGATGGTTTTTTTCTCTATGGGCGAAAATGTGCAGAGACGGGGACGTACCCAGACGACTTGGACGAGTCGGGAGGGCACACCAGTAGCACTCAGTACAACGAGGAGTCGGTATATCACTACCACATCCAAAATGACTTGTACCTCAATCAGTACTATATTCTGTTTCCAGGAGATTATCAAGGGACTGCCAATGCCATACGTTAA
- a CDS encoding toxin-antitoxin system YwqK family antitoxin encodes MTVSVSENEVLVVVNVEQLSLHGNQGQWYRGEEPFTGVSVRRFSNGQVKEKVEYLNGKRHGVRQKWFENGQPSYEAYYTDNRLNGVVKSWWWNGQLRSEGSFVVGKANGVQRQWYSDGALFKEMNIVQGREEGLQRAWRKNGKVYVNYEAKNGRIFGLKRTNLCYELNEENIQFDR; translated from the coding sequence ATGACTGTTTCAGTTAGTGAAAACGAGGTTCTTGTAGTCGTAAACGTCGAGCAGTTGAGTTTGCACGGAAACCAGGGGCAGTGGTATAGAGGAGAGGAGCCGTTTACCGGAGTGAGTGTACGACGTTTTTCAAATGGGCAGGTGAAGGAAAAGGTAGAGTACCTGAATGGAAAGAGACATGGTGTTCGTCAAAAGTGGTTTGAGAATGGTCAACCGAGTTATGAAGCATATTATACTGATAATCGCTTGAACGGAGTGGTGAAGTCGTGGTGGTGGAATGGACAGTTGAGATCAGAAGGGTCTTTTGTGGTGGGTAAGGCGAATGGGGTACAAAGGCAATGGTACAGTGATGGGGCACTTTTCAAGGAAATGAATATCGTCCAAGGGCGCGAGGAAGGGCTGCAACGTGCTTGGCGCAAAAATGGAAAGGTGTATGTAAACTATGAAGCCAAAAATGGTCGCATATTTGGTTTGAAACGCACAAATTTATGCTATGAACTCAACGAAGAAAATATTCAATTTGACCGTTGA
- a CDS encoding SCO family protein has product MNSTKKIFNLTVDLCLMVGLLVIGAGCKSSPSEKESRIEVLPYYNEATFTPQWYASDLDLPIGFHQIPSFRLVNQYGEEVTEHTVRGKISVVDFFFTSCPGICPKMASNMALVQEAFLETDEVIMLSLSVTPEYDSVPILRGYAERTEVVSGKWHLLTGDREEIYDLGRHWYFVEEDLGLQKAEEDFIHTENFILVDGNQHIRGIYNGLNKASVNQLIADIHTLQNQIE; this is encoded by the coding sequence ATGAACTCAACGAAGAAAATATTCAATTTGACCGTTGATCTATGCTTGATGGTAGGGTTACTTGTTATAGGGGCTGGGTGTAAGTCTTCACCATCTGAGAAGGAGAGTAGGATTGAGGTTCTGCCCTACTATAATGAAGCGACCTTTACACCGCAGTGGTACGCCTCGGATCTAGATTTACCCATAGGGTTTCATCAGATACCATCGTTTCGTTTGGTCAATCAGTATGGAGAGGAGGTCACGGAGCACACAGTAAGGGGTAAGATTTCCGTGGTGGACTTTTTCTTCACTTCATGTCCAGGAATATGCCCCAAAATGGCCTCCAATATGGCTCTTGTGCAGGAGGCATTTCTGGAGACAGATGAGGTGATAATGCTGTCGCTCTCAGTGACGCCAGAGTACGATAGTGTCCCTATACTACGAGGCTATGCTGAGCGTACAGAGGTGGTGAGTGGTAAGTGGCATTTGCTGACAGGGGACAGAGAGGAGATATATGATCTGGGACGTCATTGGTATTTTGTAGAAGAGGATTTAGGACTACAAAAGGCAGAAGAGGATTTTATTCATACAGAAAATTTCATCCTAGTGGATGGGAATCAGCACATCCGGGGGATTTATAATGGTCTCAATAAAGCGTCAGTTAATCAGTTGATTGCGGATATTCATACACTCCAGAATCAGATAGAATGA